A window from Betta splendens chromosome 1, fBetSpl5.4, whole genome shotgun sequence encodes these proteins:
- the fbxl18 gene encoding F-box/LRR-repeat protein 18 — translation MSGAVKTVAEDMDRRILKAVCDEDTMSSTTVGMSDLSDEILLSILRHVPVCDLLLNVANVCHKLHTLCHDKTLLTNVSLSEEYMADDLLVRRLLKQLANHVQSLSLNGCYWLSGATMEKLSRCRVVTHLDVTGCRLTSLRLSRLLSSLSLLRSFAFDVTPGFNSAQLSSEAVDSLSRLSELRQTLLTPSYGVVPCCAQLRKLMLQFDIPDVTRDGIGVCCQLMVGQSSVPHYQHLEKFTARLAPGEVNQTLLLLYLAVFSVHVPKRLQVFLVSIPGPNPAHWPAASSLAQSLGQQGDLEALQLPRSWLDSLSLKRALEGNSPKHLSFSRCPALWPQVFQSLLEGGVRDATQLISLNLSGINQVLYSECRSMEDQLLPGTMSRLAAGCSNLKHLNLMHTHYHHENSNVLDGEAHLCASLAKFRHLRSLTVPACALSDGLNSHHMPTIKTSPSPLFLGLKKAPRVGLQNYKPDSESSFSGDSTSGLAQLLAGCPCLENLEVIGPGFVSVLPRLEPCTRASVEPRGMCAWARGVGDVHLAALEALPRLRRLTLAGIPGVLKGTGLVQLARRCKDLQVLSLANMGSLKTMNYTSALLETLKQCTQLQELRLEQPYLNANASFFEALSCCSRLQRLCLISRSGTFDSSATETFMERCCHVITCHMFMGGTLAACHTLQKALLDRFSAERSALSVVIYPLQHEDLPSVIRDIPLTLLDRITLFQSHVAQPPHLSPL, via the exons ATGAGTGGGGCTGTGAAAACAGTGGCAGAAGACATGGATCGACGGATTTTAAAG GCTGTATGTGATGAGGACACAATGTCTTCTACCACGGTGGGAATGTCAGATTTGTCTGATGAGATCTTGTTGTCCATCCTTCGCCATGTTCCAGTGTGTGACTTGCTGCTGAACGTGGCAAATGTCTGCCACAAATTGCACACGCTGTGTCACGATAAGACCCTGCTCACAAATGTCAGTCTGTCTGAGGAGTACATG GCTGATGACCTGTTGGTGAGGCGTTTATTGAAGCAGCTAGCCAATCACGTGCAGTCTCTCAGCTTGAACGGTTGCTACTGGCTCTCCGGCGCGACCATGGAGAAGCTCAGTCGCTGCAGGGTGGTGACGCACCTTGATGTCACTGGCTGTCGTCTCACCTCGCTTCGCCTGTCtcgccttctctcctccctctctttactCCGCTCATTTGCTTTTGATGTGACGCCGGGATTCAACTCTGCACAGCTGAGTTCAGAGGCGGTGGATTCGCTGAGCCGCCTGTCAGAGCTCCGGCAGACGCTGTTGACACCAAGCTATGGTGTGGTCCCGTGCTGTGCTCAACTCCGCAA GCTGATGTTGCAGTTTGACATCCCAGATGTTACGAGAGACGGTATTGGTGTTTGCTGTCAGTTAATGGTAGGTCAGAGCAGCGTGCCACATTACCAGCATCTGGAGAAGTTCACTGCCAGGTTGGCCCCTGGAGAG GTGAACCAGACTTTGCTCCTTCTCTATTTGGCTGTGTTCAGCGTTCATGTTCCAAAGCGCCTTCAAGTTTTTCTTGTGTCGATTCCTGGTCCCAACCCTGCTCACTggcctgctgcttcctctctggcCCAGAGTTTGGGTCAGCAAGGTGACCTAGAGGCCCTGCAGCTCCCTAGATCCTGGCTTGATTCCTTATCACTAAAGAGAGCTCTGGAGGGAAACAGCCCCAAGCACCTCAGCTTCAGCCGCTGTCCTGCATTATGGCCACAAGTGTTTCAGTCATTGCTGGAGGGAGGAGTTCGAGATGCCACACAGCTGATCAGTCTTAACCTCAGTGGCATCAACCAGGTGCTTTATTCTGAGTGCAGAAGTATGGaggatcagctgcttcctgggaCAATGAGCCGTTTGGCAGCTGGTTGTTCCAACCTTAAACACCTCAATTTGATGCACACACACTATCATCATGAAAACTCAAATGTGCTGGATGGAGAAGCACATCTGTGTGCTAGCTTGGCCAAATTCAGACACCTGCGCTCTCTCACTGTGCCTGCCTGCGCTCTGTCAGATGGCCTGAATTCACATCACATGCCTACAATTAAGACGTCTCCCTCTCCATTGTTCCTGGGGCTAAAGAAGGCTCCTCGTGTGGGGCTTCAGAATTACAAGCCAGACTCAGAGTCATCATTCTCTGGGGACAGCACCTCTGGACTTGCTCAGCTATTAGCTGGCTGCCCTTGTTTAGAGAACTTGGAGGTAATTGGCCCTGGTTTTGTATCCGTCTTGCCTCGACTTGAGCCCTGCACACGCGCTAGTGTGGAACCTCGTGGAATGTGTGCATGGGCTCGAGGAGTTGGCGATGTGCACCTAGCCGCGCTTGAGGCATTGCCTCGATTGCGTCGCCTGACTCTGGCTGGGATTCCTGGGGTGTTGAAGGGAACGGGGCTGGTGCAGCTAGCCCGACGGTGCAAGGATCTGCAGGTGTTATCCCTTGCCAACATGGGATCACTAAAAACCATGAACTACACCTCTGCCTTGCTGGAGACTCTTAAACAGTGCACACAGCTACAGGAACTCAG gtTAGAGCAGCCCTACCTGAATGCCAACGCCTCATTCTTTGAGGCTTTGTCGTGCTGCTCTCGTCTGCAGCGTCTCTGCCTCATCTCGCGCAGCGGCACCTTTGACTCATCAGCCACAGAAACCTTCATGGAGCGATGCTGCCACGTCATCACATGCCACATGTTTATGGGCGGCACTTTGGCGGCTTGTCACACTTTGCAGAAAGCACTGCTGGACAG aTTTTCAGCCGAGCGCTCAGCACTTAGTGTGGTCATCTATCCACTACAGCATGAAGACCTGCCGTCAGTCATCAGAGATATACCACTCACTCTACTTGATCGTATAACTTTGTTTCAGAGCCATGTGGCACAACCCCCACATTTATCACCACTCTGA
- the ptcd1 gene encoding pentatricopeptide repeat-containing protein 1, mitochondrial, whose translation MFKYFAYLCARNGRRISAPAANLSAMSSVRILPRTPTLTAVEGSRLQRTSRLLIPADWQLPRRLSGGPVSSADAGSPGCPSEDGEVFGSLSADMSSKQSYRKSSPDFQDMRHREDDATEEEASVKTGRRPGRRNTPYWYFLQCKKRIKDNKLQEALDLFSGDMLQGERLQPEEFNYTVLIGGCGRAGRLKEAFRLYNDMKKRGLVPVDATYTALFNACAESPSKQAGLQQALKLEQELRRKNCPLSTITYHALLKTHAIANQLQACFHTLREMLQDGHVVSQETFHYLLMGCLKDKQIGFRMALQVWRQMLKSGILPDTKNYNLLLRIARDCGIGDPALATDVLLRLDGEIQKEDASNAKSDSKTKDIIDIDLLEKQLFIQADSRRNNESSACLVPVRQEHHHPLELADNSAAPNLLDIFEGRKGAVVSLSTVDGAFDRLSLIGGATGFLEKMVSNGLSPDLRTLTLLADTMEPGRESLLLLLKAAKQHHVKLDTAFFNSAIRRAARAGEMDTAKSVLGVMRQRNVNVDVQTFGSLALGCQRQNDALQLLKDMEGVGLRPNVQVFSALIGRAARRLDYVYLKKILQTMSDMRVWPNKVIIKQLEFAAQYPPNYNQYKSRNNYLVHIDGFRGYYQQWLRKMPAQSDDDTQVELQLQTDSALLKAEAVDGLTEAERNQRAAARRYNSRNKDKTRHIASTL comes from the exons ATGTTCAAATACTTTGCGTATTTGTGTGCGCGAAACGGACGGAGAATCTCTGCCCCGGCTGCTAACTTGTCCGCCATGTCATCGGTTAGGATCTTACCCAGAACCCCGACTCTGACAGCGGTGGAGGGTTCGCGACTACAGCGGACATCCAGGCTCCTCATACCGGCTGACTGGCAGCTGCCGCGGCGTCTATCGGGCGGCCCGGTGTCCTCAGCGGACGCGGGCTCCCCGGGCTGTCCCTCGGAGGACGGGGAGGTCTTTGGTTCCCTCTCCGCGGACATGTCCTCCAAGCAGTCGTACAGGAAAAGCAGCCCTGACTTCCAGGACATGCGACACCGAGAGGACGACGCTACGGAGGAAGAAGCCTCGGTGAAGACTGGCAGGAGACCCGGGAGGAGAAACACCCCTTACTGGTACTTCTTACAGTGCAAGAAGCGGATTAAAGACAACAAG ctgcaggaggcgttGGATTTGTTCAGCGGGGACATGCtgcagggagagaggctgcagccgGAGGAGTTCAACTACACGGTCCTGATCGGAGGCTGCGGTCGAGCTGGTCGCCTCAAAGAGGCCTTCAGGCTCTACAACGAC ATGAAGAAGCGAGGACTAGTTCCCGTAGACGCCACCTACACGGCGCTGTTCAATGCCTGCGCCGAGTCGCCTTCAAAGCAAGCTGGTCTTCAGCAAGCGCTGAAGCTGGAACAGGAACTCCGGCGCAAAAACTGTCCCCTCAGCACCATCACATACCACGCTCTTCTAAAGACACACGCCATCGCCAACCAACTGCAAGCCTGTTTTCATACTCTCCGG gAGATGCTGCAGGATGGACATGTTGTAAGTCAGGAGACATTTCACTATCTGTTGATGGGCTGCTTGAAGGACAAACAAATTGGATTCAGAATGGCTCTGCAG GTTTGGCGCCAGATGCTGAAGTCAGGGATTCTTCCAGACACAAAGAACTACAACCTGTTATTGAGAATTGCAAGGGATTGTGGGATTGGTGATCCTGCACTGGCCACTGACGTGCTGCTGAGGCTTGACGGTGAAATCCAAAAAGAAGACGCTTCAAATGCCAAGTCAGATTCTAAAACAAAGGACATAATTGACATTGACCTTTTAGAGAAGCAGTTGTTTATCCAGGCTGATTCACGCAGAAACAACGAATCCTCAGCCTGTCTGGTACCAGTCAGACAAGAACACCATCATCCACTTGAGTTAGCAGATAATTCTGCAGCCCCTAATCTGCTGGACATTTttgaggggaggaagggggctGTGGTGTCTCTCAGCACAGTGGATGGAGCGTTTGATAGGCTCTCGCTTATTGGAGGGGCCACAGGCTTTTTAGAGAAGATGGTGTCTAATGGACTCAGTCCAGACCTCAGGACTCTGACCCTGTTGGCAGATACGATGGAGCCAGGGCGCGAGTCCCTGCTGTTGCTACTAAAGGCCGCCAAACAGCACCACGTGAAGCTGGACACTGCGTTCTTTAACTCTGCGATTCgcagagcagccagagctgGAGAGATGGATACAGCaaag TCTGTGTTGGGAGTGATGCGGCAGCGTAATGTAAATGTAGATGTACAGACATTTGGAAGCCTGGCATTAGGCTGTCAGCGGCAGAAtgatgctctgcagctgctgaaggacaTGGAG GGGGTGGGACTTAGGCCCAACGTCCAGGTGTTCTCTGCTTTAATTGGCCGAGCAGCTCGGAGACTGGATTACGTCTACCTTAAAAAAATTCTGCAAACTATGAGTGACATGCGAGTGTGGCCTAATAAAGTCATCATCAAACAGTTGGAGTTTGCTGCACAGTATCCTCCCAACTATAACCAG TACAAATCCAGAAACAACTATCTGGTCCACATTGATGGTTTCCGTGGATACTACCAGCAATGGCTGCGAAAGATGCCTGCTCAGAGCGATGATGACacacaggtggagctgcagcttcagacagACTCCGCTTTGCTGAAAGCAGAAGCTGTGGACGGACTGACGGAGGCTGAGAGGAACcagagagcagcagcgaggagatACAACTCTCGAAACAAGGACAAAACAAGACACATTGCATCTACTCTATAG
- the zgc:112980 gene encoding uncharacterized protein zgc:112980 isoform X3, producing the protein MCTTGDSGEIIILSDDDDNDNNVSRTEASVLIVEVEDVKENDVALPQSLLDEDLVVTFSRRAEVLPHARYDCATHAFTATDCETGAPVDSNQAFCDNCFCYICDKLASLCTMWCHSGTCHCNSHKRSDFWNNLRNDGLLGGLKKFNLSLSEVDLHLRQAETMLQSFRQELAVLFSAFVKGKTLEEYGLSLQNQQGIIHDYRPVYEFVSSFLSEANRHDTRAAAIMQLGATEEFIRHFHVTGSYPLQCSMSNAAEAKILLLQRVISSVQKQIVMGDFTPSFSCKVQDFYKQLCLPTDLRSMRNSLCIRPWDDVLLMSVMKGQNVLGVRKDKGKKDVLVEQSSVVLLRTELLQEQCRYKELYRYLRVVQADDPTLLQQLQDLIPFFKCMAGDLKSAVDSMFPSVKAPVTRLTPPLFTVYLCIFETATAPKLVVSHLSQLCRSDATWQPIKDAVPLKRAELVKFALRSQKLCSAVFADSQCWAHLLSIANTRTALPEPSKRLLNEATLAVNTALQNPDGSNLQILQIPHFIQEVEPDQSLLLLATGALCLRLYSGALNPVVPVLNTFKDNMWALRWLWSCLGLRLKSFFQEIREEVKNTTAENWDHGCRTVLSCEGPV; encoded by the exons ATGTGTACGACTGGAGACAGTGGAGAAATAATCATcctcagtgatgatgatgataatgataacaACGTGTCACGCACTGAAGCTTCGGTCCTCATTGTCGAGGTGGAGGACGTGAAGGAGAATG aTGTTGCGTTACCTCAAAGCCTTCTGGACGAAGACCTGGTCGTCACCTTCTCTCGTCGCGCTGAGGTGCTGCCTCACGCTCGCTACGACTGCGCCACACATGCGTTCAC GGCCACAGACTGTGAGACCGGAGCGCCTGTGGACAGTAACCAGGCGTTCTGCGATAACTGCTTCTGCTACATCTGTGACAAGCTGGCGTCTCTG TGTACAATGTGGTGTCACAGCGGTACCTGCCACTGCAACAGCCACAAAAGGAGTGATTTCTGGAACAACCTAAGGAACGACGGTCTGTTGGGAGGACTTAAGAAGTTcaatctctctctttctgaagTAGACCTTCACCTACGGCAGGCAG AGACGATGTTGCAGAGCTTCAGACAAGAGTTGGCTGTACTTTTCTCCGCCTTCGTCAAAGGAAAGACGTTAGAGGAATATGGCCTGAGTCTGCAAAACCAGCAAGGCATCATCCATGA ttacCGACCTGTGTATGAGTTTGTATCATCGTTTCTGAGCGAAGCGAATAGACACGACACCAGAGCTGCTGCCATCATGCAACTTGGAGCCACTGAAGAGTTTATTCGACATTTTCACGTCACGGG AAGTTACCCCTTACAGTGTTCCATGTCAAACGCTGCTGAGGCCAAAATATTGTTGCTGCAGAG ggTTATATCATCAGTGCAGAAACAGATTGTAATGGGTGATTTCACTCCATCATTCAGCTGCAAAGTGCAGGATTTCTACAAGCAGTTATGCCTCCCCACTGATCTGAGGAGCATgaggaacag CCTGTGCATTCGTCCCTGGGATGACGTCCTGCTCATGTCTGTGATGAAGGGACAAAATGTGTTGGGTGTTCGGAAAGATAAAGGCAAGAAAGATGTCCTGGTTGAACAgagttctgtggttctgttgagAACAGAATTACTACAAGAACAATGCAGGTACAAAGAATTGTACCGCTACCTACGTGTGGTCCAGGCTGATGATCCTACACT cttgcagcagcttcaggaccTCATCCCTTTTTTTAAGTGCATGGCTGGAGACTTGAAGTCTGCCGTGGACAGCATGTTCCCGTCGGTGAAGGCCCCAGTCACCCGGCTCACTCCTCCTCTCTTCACTGTTTATCTCTGCATCTTTGAAACAGCCACAGCACCGAAGCTGGTGGTGAGTCATCTGTCACAGCTCTGCCGTTCAGATGCGACATGGCAACCAATTAAAG ACGCCGTTCCACTGAAGCGAGCTGAGCTGGTGAAGTTTGCTCTCAGGTCTCAGaaactctgctctgctgtgtttgctgat TCTCAGTGTTGGGCTCATTTGCTCTCAATCGCCAACACGCGCACGGCTCTACCAGAACCCAGCAAACGGTTGCTGAAT GAAGCAACGCttgctgtaaatactgcactCCAGAATCCGGACGGGTCCAACTTACAGATCCTACAGATCCCACACTTCATTCAGGAA GTGGAGCCAGATCAGTCCTTGTTACTGTTGGCAACAGGTGCTTTATGTTTGAGACTCTATAGTGGAGCCTTGAATCCTGTGGTCCCTGTGCTCAACACATTTAAG GATAATATGTGGGCTCTTCGGTGGCTGTGGAGTTGTCTGGGGCTACGCCTCAAATCATTTTTCCAGGAGATCAGAGAGGAGGTGAAAAACACAACAG CAGAGAACTGGGACCA TGGCTGCAGAACTGTTCTCTCCTGTGAAGGCCCTGTTTAA
- the zgc:112980 gene encoding uncharacterized protein zgc:112980 isoform X1 — translation MCTTGDSGEIIILSDDDDNDNNVSRTEASVLIVEVEDVKENDVALPQSLLDEDLVVTFSRRAEVLPHARYDCATHAFTATDCETGAPVDSNQAFCDNCFCYICDKLASLCTMWCHSGTCHCNSHKRSDFWNNLRNDGLLGGLKKFNLSLSEVDLHLRQAETMLQSFRQELAVLFSAFVKGKTLEEYGLSLQNQQGIIHDYRPVYEFVSSFLSEANRHDTRAAAIMQLGATEEFIRHFHVTGSYPLQCSMSNAAEAKILLLQRVISSVQKQIVMGDFTPSFSCKVQDFYKQLCLPTDLRSMRNSLCIRPWDDVLLMSVMKGQNVLGVRKDKGKKDVLVEQSSVVLLRTELLQEQCRYKELYRYLRVVQADDPTLLQQLQDLIPFFKCMAGDLKSAVDSMFPSVKAPVTRLTPPLFTVYLCIFETATAPKLVVSHLSQLCRSDATWQPIKDAVPLKRAELVKFALRSQKLCSAVFADSQCWAHLLSIANTRTALPEPSKRLLNEATLAVNTALQNPDGSNLQILQIPHFIQEVEPDQSLLLLATGALCLRLYSGALNPVVPVLNTFKDNMWALRWLWSCLGLRLKSFFQEIREEVKNTTDTISSLFTMLLTLSSSAENWDHGCRTVLSCEGPV, via the exons ATGTGTACGACTGGAGACAGTGGAGAAATAATCATcctcagtgatgatgatgataatgataacaACGTGTCACGCACTGAAGCTTCGGTCCTCATTGTCGAGGTGGAGGACGTGAAGGAGAATG aTGTTGCGTTACCTCAAAGCCTTCTGGACGAAGACCTGGTCGTCACCTTCTCTCGTCGCGCTGAGGTGCTGCCTCACGCTCGCTACGACTGCGCCACACATGCGTTCAC GGCCACAGACTGTGAGACCGGAGCGCCTGTGGACAGTAACCAGGCGTTCTGCGATAACTGCTTCTGCTACATCTGTGACAAGCTGGCGTCTCTG TGTACAATGTGGTGTCACAGCGGTACCTGCCACTGCAACAGCCACAAAAGGAGTGATTTCTGGAACAACCTAAGGAACGACGGTCTGTTGGGAGGACTTAAGAAGTTcaatctctctctttctgaagTAGACCTTCACCTACGGCAGGCAG AGACGATGTTGCAGAGCTTCAGACAAGAGTTGGCTGTACTTTTCTCCGCCTTCGTCAAAGGAAAGACGTTAGAGGAATATGGCCTGAGTCTGCAAAACCAGCAAGGCATCATCCATGA ttacCGACCTGTGTATGAGTTTGTATCATCGTTTCTGAGCGAAGCGAATAGACACGACACCAGAGCTGCTGCCATCATGCAACTTGGAGCCACTGAAGAGTTTATTCGACATTTTCACGTCACGGG AAGTTACCCCTTACAGTGTTCCATGTCAAACGCTGCTGAGGCCAAAATATTGTTGCTGCAGAG ggTTATATCATCAGTGCAGAAACAGATTGTAATGGGTGATTTCACTCCATCATTCAGCTGCAAAGTGCAGGATTTCTACAAGCAGTTATGCCTCCCCACTGATCTGAGGAGCATgaggaacag CCTGTGCATTCGTCCCTGGGATGACGTCCTGCTCATGTCTGTGATGAAGGGACAAAATGTGTTGGGTGTTCGGAAAGATAAAGGCAAGAAAGATGTCCTGGTTGAACAgagttctgtggttctgttgagAACAGAATTACTACAAGAACAATGCAGGTACAAAGAATTGTACCGCTACCTACGTGTGGTCCAGGCTGATGATCCTACACT cttgcagcagcttcaggaccTCATCCCTTTTTTTAAGTGCATGGCTGGAGACTTGAAGTCTGCCGTGGACAGCATGTTCCCGTCGGTGAAGGCCCCAGTCACCCGGCTCACTCCTCCTCTCTTCACTGTTTATCTCTGCATCTTTGAAACAGCCACAGCACCGAAGCTGGTGGTGAGTCATCTGTCACAGCTCTGCCGTTCAGATGCGACATGGCAACCAATTAAAG ACGCCGTTCCACTGAAGCGAGCTGAGCTGGTGAAGTTTGCTCTCAGGTCTCAGaaactctgctctgctgtgtttgctgat TCTCAGTGTTGGGCTCATTTGCTCTCAATCGCCAACACGCGCACGGCTCTACCAGAACCCAGCAAACGGTTGCTGAAT GAAGCAACGCttgctgtaaatactgcactCCAGAATCCGGACGGGTCCAACTTACAGATCCTACAGATCCCACACTTCATTCAGGAA GTGGAGCCAGATCAGTCCTTGTTACTGTTGGCAACAGGTGCTTTATGTTTGAGACTCTATAGTGGAGCCTTGAATCCTGTGGTCCCTGTGCTCAACACATTTAAG GATAATATGTGGGCTCTTCGGTGGCTGTGGAGTTGTCTGGGGCTACGCCTCAAATCATTTTTCCAGGAGATCAGAGAGGAGGTGAAAAACACAACAG ATACAATAAGCAGCCTTTTCACCATGTTACTCACTCTCTCTTCCTCAGCAGAGAACTGGGACCA TGGCTGCAGAACTGTTCTCTCCTGTGAAGGCCCTGTTTAA
- the zgc:112980 gene encoding uncharacterized protein zgc:112980 isoform X2: MCTTGDSGEIIILSDDDDNDNNVSRTEASVLIVEVEDVKENDVALPQSLLDEDLVVTFSRRAEVLPHARYDCATHAFTATDCETGAPVDSNQAFCDNCFCYICDKLASLCTMWCHSGTCHCNSHKRSDFWNNLRNDGLLGGLKKFNLSLSEVDLHLRQAETMLQSFRQELAVLFSAFVKGKTLEEYGLSLQNQQGIIHDYRPVYEFVSSFLSEANRHDTRAAAIMQLGATEEFIRHFHVTGSYPLQCSMSNAAEAKILLLQRVISSVQKQIVMGDFTPSFSCKVQDFYKQLCLPTDLRSMRNSLCIRPWDDVLLMSVMKGQNVLGVRKDKGKKDVLVEQSSVVLLRTELLQEQCRYKELYRYLRVVQADDPTLLQQLQDLIPFFKCMAGDLKSAVDSMFPSVKAPVTRLTPPLFTVYLCIFETATAPKLVVSHLSQLCRSDATWQPIKDAVPLKRAELVKFALRSQKLCSAVFADSQCWAHLLSIANTRTALPEPSKRLLNEATLAVNTALQNPDGSNLQILQIPHFIQEVEPDQSLLLLATGALCLRLYSGALNPVVPVLNTFKDNMWALRWLWSCLGLRLKSFFQEIREEVKNTTVAAELFSPVKALFKNFPWLKDAVERTDDC, translated from the exons ATGTGTACGACTGGAGACAGTGGAGAAATAATCATcctcagtgatgatgatgataatgataacaACGTGTCACGCACTGAAGCTTCGGTCCTCATTGTCGAGGTGGAGGACGTGAAGGAGAATG aTGTTGCGTTACCTCAAAGCCTTCTGGACGAAGACCTGGTCGTCACCTTCTCTCGTCGCGCTGAGGTGCTGCCTCACGCTCGCTACGACTGCGCCACACATGCGTTCAC GGCCACAGACTGTGAGACCGGAGCGCCTGTGGACAGTAACCAGGCGTTCTGCGATAACTGCTTCTGCTACATCTGTGACAAGCTGGCGTCTCTG TGTACAATGTGGTGTCACAGCGGTACCTGCCACTGCAACAGCCACAAAAGGAGTGATTTCTGGAACAACCTAAGGAACGACGGTCTGTTGGGAGGACTTAAGAAGTTcaatctctctctttctgaagTAGACCTTCACCTACGGCAGGCAG AGACGATGTTGCAGAGCTTCAGACAAGAGTTGGCTGTACTTTTCTCCGCCTTCGTCAAAGGAAAGACGTTAGAGGAATATGGCCTGAGTCTGCAAAACCAGCAAGGCATCATCCATGA ttacCGACCTGTGTATGAGTTTGTATCATCGTTTCTGAGCGAAGCGAATAGACACGACACCAGAGCTGCTGCCATCATGCAACTTGGAGCCACTGAAGAGTTTATTCGACATTTTCACGTCACGGG AAGTTACCCCTTACAGTGTTCCATGTCAAACGCTGCTGAGGCCAAAATATTGTTGCTGCAGAG ggTTATATCATCAGTGCAGAAACAGATTGTAATGGGTGATTTCACTCCATCATTCAGCTGCAAAGTGCAGGATTTCTACAAGCAGTTATGCCTCCCCACTGATCTGAGGAGCATgaggaacag CCTGTGCATTCGTCCCTGGGATGACGTCCTGCTCATGTCTGTGATGAAGGGACAAAATGTGTTGGGTGTTCGGAAAGATAAAGGCAAGAAAGATGTCCTGGTTGAACAgagttctgtggttctgttgagAACAGAATTACTACAAGAACAATGCAGGTACAAAGAATTGTACCGCTACCTACGTGTGGTCCAGGCTGATGATCCTACACT cttgcagcagcttcaggaccTCATCCCTTTTTTTAAGTGCATGGCTGGAGACTTGAAGTCTGCCGTGGACAGCATGTTCCCGTCGGTGAAGGCCCCAGTCACCCGGCTCACTCCTCCTCTCTTCACTGTTTATCTCTGCATCTTTGAAACAGCCACAGCACCGAAGCTGGTGGTGAGTCATCTGTCACAGCTCTGCCGTTCAGATGCGACATGGCAACCAATTAAAG ACGCCGTTCCACTGAAGCGAGCTGAGCTGGTGAAGTTTGCTCTCAGGTCTCAGaaactctgctctgctgtgtttgctgat TCTCAGTGTTGGGCTCATTTGCTCTCAATCGCCAACACGCGCACGGCTCTACCAGAACCCAGCAAACGGTTGCTGAAT GAAGCAACGCttgctgtaaatactgcactCCAGAATCCGGACGGGTCCAACTTACAGATCCTACAGATCCCACACTTCATTCAGGAA GTGGAGCCAGATCAGTCCTTGTTACTGTTGGCAACAGGTGCTTTATGTTTGAGACTCTATAGTGGAGCCTTGAATCCTGTGGTCCCTGTGCTCAACACATTTAAG GATAATATGTGGGCTCTTCGGTGGCTGTGGAGTTGTCTGGGGCTACGCCTCAAATCATTTTTCCAGGAGATCAGAGAGGAGGTGAAAAACACAACAG TGGCTGCAGAACTGTTCTCTCCTGTGAAGGCCCTGTTTAAGAATTTTCC ATGGCTCAAGGACGCTGTTGAGAGGACTGACGACTGCTGA